A region of Mycolicibacterium brumae DNA encodes the following proteins:
- a CDS encoding phospho-sugar mutase has product MTDPIATAADWRRHDPDPVTRAELGALIDSARAGDPDAFAELASRFTGPLEFGTAGLRGQVGAGQSRMNTAVVIRATAGLAAYLRDRVGPDARVVLGCDARNGSAQFFDAAAEVLSGTGLTVLALPKRLPTPVTAFAVRATGADAGVMITASHNPAADNGYKVYLGGRATDADGCGAQIVGPTDAQIAALIAAAPPADEVPRSATGIVDLGAELLDAYLDRVAGYRRDPGPSPVRVVLTAMHGVGGAPALEALRRARVPDVRVVAEQFEPDPEFPTVGFPNPEEPGALDRALTLAARVGADLVIALDPDADRCSAAVPDADGRWRQLSGDQIGALLGEQAAADSSRTGDALACSVVSSTLLAKIAAAHGLASAVTLTGFKWIARTPGLRFGYEEAIGYCTDPEAVRDKDGIGAMLRLVTLVEGLGGRGLRPTDLLDELARAHGLHATAAVSLRFDDTAEIAATMARLRAAAVPELAGAAVVDREDLTQPGSGLPATDALIYRTDAGDRVIVRPSGTEPKLKCYLEVVLGCRDGTVPHAAAADRLALLEAEVRALLERR; this is encoded by the coding sequence GTGACCGATCCGATCGCGACGGCCGCCGATTGGCGTCGCCACGATCCCGATCCGGTGACCCGCGCCGAGCTCGGCGCGCTGATCGATTCCGCCCGCGCAGGTGACCCCGACGCCTTCGCCGAGTTGGCTTCTCGGTTCACCGGCCCGCTGGAGTTCGGCACCGCCGGCCTGCGCGGGCAGGTGGGCGCGGGCCAGTCCCGGATGAACACCGCGGTGGTGATCCGGGCGACGGCCGGATTGGCGGCATACCTGCGTGACCGGGTCGGCCCGGACGCCCGGGTGGTGCTGGGATGCGACGCCCGCAACGGCTCCGCGCAGTTCTTCGACGCCGCCGCCGAGGTGCTGTCCGGGACGGGGCTGACGGTGCTGGCGCTGCCGAAGCGGCTGCCGACCCCGGTCACCGCCTTCGCGGTGCGCGCGACCGGCGCCGATGCCGGGGTGATGATCACCGCGTCGCACAATCCGGCGGCCGACAATGGCTACAAGGTGTACCTCGGTGGCCGCGCCACCGACGCCGACGGGTGTGGGGCGCAGATCGTCGGGCCGACCGACGCGCAGATCGCCGCGCTCATCGCCGCCGCGCCGCCGGCCGACGAGGTCCCGCGCAGCGCCACCGGCATCGTCGACCTCGGCGCCGAGCTGCTGGATGCGTACCTGGACCGGGTGGCCGGCTACCGCCGCGACCCCGGGCCCTCGCCGGTGCGGGTGGTGCTCACGGCCATGCACGGCGTCGGCGGCGCCCCGGCGCTGGAGGCGTTGCGCCGCGCCCGTGTCCCCGACGTGCGGGTGGTCGCCGAGCAGTTCGAGCCGGACCCGGAATTCCCCACCGTGGGCTTCCCCAACCCGGAGGAGCCCGGCGCACTGGACCGGGCGCTGACGCTGGCGGCCCGAGTGGGCGCGGATCTGGTGATCGCGCTGGACCCCGACGCGGACCGCTGCTCGGCGGCGGTCCCGGACGCCGATGGCCGGTGGCGGCAGCTGTCCGGGGATCAGATCGGCGCGCTGCTGGGGGAGCAGGCCGCCGCGGACTCCTCCCGGACCGGGGACGCCCTCGCGTGTTCGGTGGTGTCGAGCACCCTGCTGGCCAAGATCGCGGCCGCGCACGGCCTGGCGTCGGCGGTCACGCTGACCGGGTTCAAGTGGATTGCCCGCACCCCCGGCCTGCGGTTCGGCTACGAGGAGGCGATCGGCTACTGCACCGACCCGGAGGCGGTCCGCGACAAGGACGGCATCGGGGCCATGCTGCGGCTGGTCACCCTGGTCGAGGGCCTGGGTGGCCGAGGGTTGCGCCCCACCGACCTGCTCGACGAGTTGGCCCGAGCGCACGGTCTGCACGCCACCGCCGCGGTGAGTCTGCGGTTCGACGACACCGCCGAGATCGCGGCGACGATGGCGCGGCTGCGCGCCGCCGCGGTGCCGGAGTTGGCCGGCGCCGCGGTGGTCGACCGCGAGGACCTGACGCAACCCGGATCGGGCCTGCCGGCCACCGACGCGTTGATCTACCGCACCGACGCGGGGGACCGGGTGATCGTTCGGCCGTCGGGCACCGAACCGAAGCTCAAGTGCTACCTGGAGGTGGTGCTGGGCTGCCGGGACGGCACGGTTCCGCACGCGGCGGCCGCGGACCGGTTGGCGCTCCTGGAGGCCGAGGTGCGCGCCCTGCTCGAGCGGCGCTGA
- the deoC gene encoding deoxyribose-phosphate aldolase: protein MPADRATVAALIDHTLLKPEATPDQVDALIAEAAALGVFSVCVSPSMLPVRTPDGLAVATVCGFPSGAHQPAVKAAEAADSVARGADEVDMVINLAHAVTGDFEAIRAEIAAVRAACPAPVLLKVIIESAALTDEQIVGCCRAAEAAGADFVKTSTGFHPAGGASAHAVALMAETVGDRLGVKASGGIRTAQDAVAMIAAGATRLGLSASAAVLAGLPE, encoded by the coding sequence ATGCCCGCCGACCGCGCGACCGTCGCCGCCCTCATCGACCACACCCTGCTCAAGCCGGAGGCCACTCCCGACCAGGTCGACGCGCTGATCGCCGAGGCGGCCGCCCTGGGCGTTTTCTCGGTGTGTGTCTCGCCCAGCATGCTCCCGGTGCGGACGCCGGACGGACTCGCGGTCGCCACGGTGTGCGGCTTCCCGTCCGGCGCGCATCAGCCGGCAGTCAAGGCCGCCGAGGCCGCCGATTCGGTGGCCCGCGGCGCGGACGAGGTGGACATGGTGATCAACCTGGCCCACGCGGTCACCGGCGACTTCGAGGCGATCCGCGCCGAGATCGCCGCCGTGCGCGCTGCCTGCCCAGCACCGGTGCTGCTGAAGGTCATCATCGAGTCGGCGGCGCTGACCGATGAGCAGATCGTCGGCTGCTGCCGCGCCGCGGAGGCCGCCGGCGCCGACTTCGTGAAAACCTCCACCGGGTTCCACCCGGCCGGCGGGGCCAGCGCCCACGCCGTCGCGCTGATGGCCGAGACGGTGGGGGATCGGTTGGGCGTCAAGGCTTCCGGCGGTATCCGCACCGCGCAGGACGCGGTGGCGATGATCGCCGCGGGCGCGACCCGGCTCGGTTTGTCGGCGTCGGCGGCGGTGCTGGCCGGGCTGCCGGAGTGA
- a CDS encoding YceI family protein, with translation MSNESWRIGPENGALTILTGVGGRAAKMGHRLTIDLTSWSAQADWVDGAPVSASLTAEVDSLQVRKGEGGVTPLSGPEKGVVRSNALKVFDAKKYPSIEFSSQDVTAIDGGYRAAGTLRIHGAERPVTVEVSVADDGGQWRLESRTSLRQSDFGLKPFSLMMGTLKVADEVTVECSATLAKNG, from the coding sequence GTGAGCAACGAATCCTGGCGGATCGGTCCGGAAAACGGCGCGTTGACGATACTCACCGGTGTCGGCGGGCGCGCGGCGAAGATGGGGCATCGGCTGACCATCGACCTGACGTCTTGGTCGGCGCAGGCCGACTGGGTCGACGGCGCGCCGGTGTCGGCGAGCTTGACCGCCGAGGTCGACTCGCTGCAGGTCCGCAAGGGTGAGGGTGGGGTCACCCCGCTGTCCGGGCCGGAGAAGGGCGTGGTCCGCTCCAATGCGCTGAAGGTGTTCGACGCCAAGAAATACCCGTCCATCGAGTTCAGCTCGCAGGATGTCACCGCCATCGACGGCGGGTACCGGGCGGCCGGGACGCTGCGCATTCACGGCGCCGAACGGCCCGTGACCGTGGAGGTGAGCGTCGCCGACGACGGCGGCCAGTGGCGGCTGGAGAGCCGGACGTCGCTGCGGCAGAGCGATTTCGGCCTCAAACCGTTCTCCCTGATGATGGGCACGCTGAAAGTCGCCGACGAGGTCACCGTCGAGTGTTCGGCGACACTGGCGAAGAACGGCTGA
- a CDS encoding TetR/AcrR family transcriptional regulator, which produces MGVRPVDAPHRLPKRLRTRAKLVDAAVRLVAHRGYENTTVDQIAGAVDVSPRTVANHFPSKDQLLVALVEGMAAAIEAEFLRLPDDVPVLAALCRAHAVALENVANSGADIGVDRVAVLLSTVKDAPRLQMQIMTRLLEQVADPVARRLGLDPRDRQVSLIAGLWVGVARCAWSDLGAEVTVPGMTSRDMALLLNDQLQESVAAMAALGRG; this is translated from the coding sequence ATGGGGGTTCGACCGGTTGACGCGCCGCATCGGTTGCCGAAACGTCTGCGCACGCGGGCGAAGCTGGTCGACGCCGCGGTCCGGCTGGTCGCCCACCGCGGTTACGAGAACACCACCGTCGACCAGATCGCCGGAGCGGTGGACGTCTCCCCGCGAACCGTCGCAAACCACTTCCCCAGCAAGGACCAACTGCTGGTCGCCCTGGTCGAGGGCATGGCCGCGGCGATCGAGGCCGAGTTCCTCCGGCTTCCCGACGATGTGCCGGTGCTGGCGGCGCTGTGCCGCGCGCACGCCGTCGCCCTGGAAAATGTCGCCAACAGCGGCGCCGACATCGGCGTGGACCGGGTCGCGGTGTTGCTGTCGACCGTCAAGGACGCCCCGCGGCTGCAGATGCAGATCATGACCAGGCTGTTGGAGCAGGTCGCGGACCCGGTGGCCAGGCGATTGGGATTGGATCCGCGCGACCGCCAGGTGAGTCTGATCGCCGGACTCTGGGTGGGCGTGGCCCGCTGCGCCTGGAGTGACCTCGGCGCGGAGGTGACCGTTCCGGGGATGACCTCGCGGGACATGGCCCTATTGCTCAACGACCAGTTGCAGGAGTCGGTGGCCGCCATGGCCGCGCTCGGGCGCGGCTAG
- a CDS encoding sensor domain-containing protein, with product MPSTRAALLGCLLAVCLGCRAPVSEQVAELWPLDLEQVRTLSGADWIERDFDISAPAEDDGDQYGPCQALSEVRSVYGDDWRSFRAVGDSGQEPTPPPTTQPPEPGRVQMPVIAKVAMVVLANQSVASYSDADRAREVFDRRVESLRECAASDQPGFSGAVTESDAQTVVYTSSVSAAVFTVRATDLVSAWVMARPDNESVATRIVAAILGEDD from the coding sequence GTGCCATCGACCCGCGCCGCCTTGCTGGGCTGCCTGCTGGCGGTCTGCCTGGGTTGCCGGGCGCCGGTGTCCGAGCAGGTGGCGGAACTGTGGCCGCTGGATCTCGAACAGGTTCGGACACTGTCCGGCGCCGACTGGATCGAGCGGGATTTCGACATCAGCGCGCCCGCCGAGGACGACGGCGACCAGTACGGACCGTGCCAGGCGCTGTCCGAGGTCCGCTCGGTCTACGGCGACGACTGGCGGTCATTTCGGGCGGTCGGCGACTCCGGTCAGGAACCCACGCCCCCGCCAACCACGCAGCCCCCCGAACCCGGCCGGGTGCAGATGCCCGTGATCGCGAAAGTCGCGATGGTCGTCCTGGCGAATCAGTCCGTCGCCTCCTATTCGGACGCCGACCGGGCACGGGAGGTGTTCGATCGGCGCGTCGAATCCCTGCGGGAGTGCGCGGCGTCGGATCAGCCGGGTTTCAGCGGCGCCGTCACGGAGTCCGACGCGCAGACAGTCGTCTACACCAGCAGCGTCAGCGCCGCGGTATTCACCGTCCGCGCAACCGATCTCGTCAGCGCGTGGGTGATGGCCCGGCCCGACAACGAGAGCGTGGCCACTCGGATCGTCGCGGCGATCCTGGGCGAGGACGACTGA
- a CDS encoding serine/threonine-protein kinase — MNLEPGAVVSGYTIERQLGSGGMGAVFLARHPSLPRSDALKVLSAELSRDDQFRSRFLREADLAATLDHPNIVRVYTRGQTEDGQLWIAMQFVDGTDADAALRAGTMTPARAVRIVSEVGKALDYAHERNILHRDVKPANFLLAGEPGPRERVLLADFGIARALDDATRLTATGSVMVTVAYASPESLQGQPIDFRSDLYSLGCTLYRLLTGRAPYGADGTTSAVMMAHVSAPPPKITDVMPGLPPAIDEVIAKALAKDPAQRYSSGRELAAAAAAAFGMESQTPVPPPSQFSGPVPAPGQFSGPVPPTGGYPPSGPAYAAGNSGPSPLTYPTSTGAPAPAKKSKKKLWLAAAGVLAVVIAVVAGIALWPSGTAAKGPYPPQNFVHAYGSAKIDARPSAIVAGSLGDADTILSLGLQPVGLVAPGGETPSWLRPLIEGSPTVMGRADADAISQLKPNVIVDTSSDASTYDALSKVAPTVARPAGNKAWTPTARLNWIAQVLGEQTAAAKLSTDLTMEANTVRQQHDFDERTITVFGFSTSGLTVISPSSPTGGYLEGLGFTVGSAKAEFGAGQVEVPADTSTLSDVDSQFVLLLRTDSGARNGGYAGLPKRFFEMRPTVVIVDDAEIISALTSAGPAATRYLNTALVNLLAKQVK, encoded by the coding sequence ATGAATTTGGAACCGGGCGCGGTGGTGTCGGGATACACCATTGAGCGGCAACTCGGCAGTGGCGGCATGGGCGCGGTCTTCCTGGCCCGGCACCCGTCGTTGCCGCGCAGCGACGCACTGAAGGTGCTGTCCGCGGAACTGTCCCGAGATGACCAGTTCCGCAGCCGGTTCCTGCGCGAAGCAGACCTGGCCGCCACCCTGGATCACCCCAATATCGTGCGGGTTTACACCCGGGGCCAGACCGAGGACGGCCAGCTCTGGATCGCCATGCAGTTCGTCGACGGCACCGACGCCGACGCCGCGCTGCGCGCCGGAACCATGACCCCGGCCCGCGCGGTGCGGATCGTCTCCGAGGTCGGCAAGGCCCTCGACTACGCCCACGAGCGCAATATCTTGCACCGCGACGTCAAGCCGGCGAACTTCCTGCTGGCCGGTGAGCCCGGCCCGCGGGAACGCGTGCTGCTCGCCGACTTCGGCATCGCCCGCGCCCTGGACGACGCCACCCGGCTGACCGCCACCGGCTCGGTGATGGTGACCGTGGCGTATGCGTCTCCGGAGTCGCTGCAGGGCCAGCCGATCGATTTCCGCTCCGACCTCTATTCGCTGGGTTGCACGCTGTACCGGCTGCTGACCGGCCGCGCGCCCTACGGCGCCGACGGCACCACCTCCGCGGTGATGATGGCCCACGTCAGCGCCCCGCCGCCGAAAATCACCGATGTGATGCCGGGCCTGCCGCCGGCAATCGATGAGGTTATCGCCAAGGCGCTGGCCAAGGACCCGGCCCAGCGCTACAGCAGTGGCCGTGAGCTCGCCGCGGCCGCGGCCGCCGCGTTTGGGATGGAGTCCCAGACGCCGGTCCCGCCGCCGTCGCAGTTCTCCGGACCGGTGCCCGCCCCGGGCCAGTTCTCCGGCCCCGTTCCGCCGACCGGCGGCTACCCGCCGTCCGGCCCGGCCTACGCCGCCGGCAACAGCGGCCCGAGCCCGCTGACCTACCCCACCAGCACCGGTGCGCCGGCGCCCGCCAAGAAGTCGAAGAAGAAGTTGTGGCTGGCCGCCGCCGGCGTGCTGGCCGTGGTGATCGCGGTGGTCGCCGGCATCGCGTTGTGGCCGTCGGGCACCGCCGCCAAGGGGCCCTACCCCCCGCAGAACTTCGTGCACGCCTACGGGTCGGCCAAGATCGACGCGCGACCGTCGGCCATCGTGGCGGGAAGCCTGGGAGACGCTGACACGATCTTGTCGCTGGGGCTGCAGCCGGTTGGCTTGGTCGCGCCCGGTGGTGAAACGCCGAGTTGGTTACGTCCTCTGATCGAAGGCTCGCCGACCGTTATGGGCCGCGCCGACGCCGATGCGATCAGCCAGCTGAAACCGAACGTGATCGTAGACACTTCCTCGGACGCAAGCACCTACGACGCGCTGTCCAAGGTGGCTCCGACGGTGGCCCGCCCGGCCGGCAACAAAGCATGGACGCCGACGGCACGCCTGAATTGGATTGCCCAGGTGCTCGGCGAGCAGACCGCAGCAGCCAAGCTGTCGACAGATCTGACGATGGAAGCCAATACCGTCCGACAGCAGCATGATTTCGACGAGCGCACGATCACAGTGTTCGGCTTCTCAACTTCCGGCCTGACGGTGATATCGCCGTCGTCGCCGACCGGCGGTTATCTGGAGGGACTCGGGTTCACCGTCGGTTCGGCCAAGGCGGAGTTCGGCGCCGGTCAGGTGGAGGTCCCCGCCGACACTTCGACGCTCAGCGATGTCGATAGTCAGTTCGTGCTGTTGCTGCGCACTGACTCGGGAGCGCGGAACGGCGGCTACGCAGGTCTGCCCAAGAGATTCTTCGAAATGCGGCCGACCGTGGTCATCGTCGATGACGCGGAGATCATCTCAGCGTTGACCTCAGCGGGACCGGCGGCTACCCGGTACCTGAATACGGCACTGGTCAATCTGCTGGCCAAGCAGGTCAAGTGA
- a CDS encoding DUF7373 family lipoprotein, whose translation MPKTKLAVFVATVGILVSGCADLTNGSAVQDPNFDDTVAVPGLMEPGNYPTTPREPLGLAETRERGAALEGRRMLEYLLYPVEIDPSINNHGGDKTGMLWNPEAAALRLDNKGLRSALEAHDYVTGYSLTATEFTDGSRKKYLQNAVMRFATPEDAAAAAKDLAEASLSQNDSYSGDPLPITPVPIPRYQEPGRGYTTSGSASFAASYVATVFVPHGPFVLAPTVTTVESMEATTNLLATTLDKERAELDKFQPTPVDKLPELERDPTGLLVRVPEKPEDQLDGTVGPYGPHGALQFESDVLKSQKLFAETGVDFLGVELVFITRAKDQESAQRLLDYWADDISERGYAASDALPGLPNSRCVTKPASGDYGWPDTWCGVVQDRHVVNWNGPQGNDVRQRVTAAYMMLTAQ comes from the coding sequence ATGCCGAAAACCAAACTGGCTGTGTTCGTCGCCACGGTGGGCATTCTTGTCAGCGGCTGCGCCGACCTCACGAATGGATCGGCAGTCCAAGATCCGAACTTCGATGACACCGTTGCAGTGCCCGGGTTGATGGAACCGGGCAACTACCCGACGACCCCGCGCGAGCCGCTGGGTCTGGCCGAAACGCGGGAGCGCGGCGCCGCGCTTGAGGGACGTCGGATGCTCGAATACCTGCTCTATCCGGTCGAGATCGACCCGTCCATCAACAACCACGGTGGTGACAAAACCGGCATGCTGTGGAATCCGGAAGCCGCTGCACTTCGCCTCGACAACAAGGGGTTGCGATCGGCACTCGAGGCGCATGACTACGTGACGGGCTACTCGCTCACGGCCACGGAATTCACTGATGGCTCGCGGAAGAAGTACCTCCAGAACGCAGTGATGCGGTTCGCCACCCCGGAGGACGCAGCCGCAGCGGCCAAGGACCTGGCAGAAGCATCCCTGTCCCAGAACGACAGTTACAGCGGCGACCCGTTGCCTATCACTCCGGTCCCGATCCCTCGTTACCAAGAGCCGGGTCGCGGGTACACCACCAGCGGCAGCGCCAGCTTCGCGGCGTCGTACGTTGCGACGGTGTTCGTTCCGCACGGCCCATTCGTGCTTGCCCCGACCGTGACGACCGTCGAAAGTATGGAGGCGACGACCAACCTGCTGGCGACGACGCTCGACAAGGAGCGCGCCGAACTCGACAAATTCCAGCCGACGCCTGTCGACAAGCTGCCGGAACTCGAGCGGGATCCCACCGGTTTGTTGGTGCGCGTCCCAGAGAAACCGGAAGACCAGCTTGACGGAACTGTTGGACCGTATGGCCCGCATGGCGCATTGCAGTTCGAGTCTGACGTGTTGAAGTCTCAGAAGTTGTTCGCCGAGACCGGAGTCGACTTCCTCGGTGTCGAGTTGGTTTTCATCACCCGTGCAAAAGACCAGGAATCTGCTCAGCGACTGTTGGACTATTGGGCTGACGACATCTCAGAACGTGGATATGCGGCGTCGGACGCGCTGCCGGGGCTGCCGAATTCACGCTGCGTGACGAAGCCGGCATCAGGCGATTACGGCTGGCCGGACACGTGGTGCGGCGTGGTGCAGGACCGCCACGTGGTGAACTGGAATGGTCCGCAGGGAAATGACGTGCGCCAGCGGGTGACCGCCGCCTACATGATGTTGACCGCGCAGTAG
- a CDS encoding DUF4333 domain-containing protein gives MTENANPNEATPGSEPAAPPQAESTSVLPQAGSPADDQKTQQIRPVQSGWAPPGSPYQPHQPGQQQPGPYQQGPYQQGPPQHPYPGSGQAQPTGAYPPQPGYAPTGPYPGAPAPTSQVNAGSGPVPAPPQQHGAPAEPTAEPTPAKSKKKLLAIVGGVLVLIIAVVAITGFWKPGFFWTRTLDVNSVQAGVLQILTDPSSGYGASNVNNVLCNGGQNPVVKTGHTFDCTAKVGGVDRTVTVTFLDNAGTYGVGAPQ, from the coding sequence GTGACTGAAAATGCGAACCCCAACGAAGCCACACCGGGATCCGAGCCGGCCGCGCCGCCTCAGGCGGAGTCGACGTCGGTCCTGCCGCAGGCCGGGTCGCCTGCCGATGATCAGAAGACGCAGCAGATTCGCCCCGTCCAGAGCGGCTGGGCGCCGCCCGGGTCGCCGTACCAGCCGCACCAGCCGGGTCAGCAGCAGCCCGGCCCCTACCAGCAGGGCCCGTACCAGCAGGGCCCGCCGCAGCACCCCTACCCTGGCTCCGGCCAGGCCCAACCGACCGGCGCTTACCCCCCGCAGCCCGGCTACGCCCCCACCGGCCCGTACCCCGGTGCACCGGCCCCCACCTCGCAGGTCAACGCCGGCAGTGGACCGGTGCCGGCGCCCCCGCAGCAGCACGGCGCCCCCGCCGAGCCGACCGCTGAACCCACCCCGGCAAAGAGCAAGAAGAAGCTCCTGGCGATCGTCGGTGGCGTACTGGTGCTCATCATCGCGGTGGTGGCTATCACCGGATTCTGGAAGCCCGGCTTCTTCTGGACCCGCACCCTGGACGTTAACTCGGTGCAGGCCGGCGTGTTGCAGATCCTCACCGATCCGTCCAGCGGCTACGGAGCTTCCAACGTCAACAACGTCCTCTGCAATGGCGGTCAGAACCCCGTCGTCAAGACCGGACACACGTTTGACTGCACGGCCAAGGTCGGCGGTGTCGACCGCACAGTCACCGTGACCTTCCTCGACAATGCCGGCACTTACGGCGTCGGCGCGCCGCAATAG